A region of Lycium barbarum isolate Lr01 chromosome 1, ASM1917538v2, whole genome shotgun sequence DNA encodes the following proteins:
- the LOC132645722 gene encoding large ribosomal subunit protein eL28z-like: MTTVPGQLVWEIVKKNNSFLVKEFGNGTAGVVFSKEPNSLYNLHSYKHSGLANKKTVTIQPGGKDQSVLLATSKTKKQNKPSSLLNKSVMKKEFRHMAKAVSNQVADNYYRPDLKRASLARLSAVNKSLRVAKSGVKKRNRQA; this comes from the exons ATGACAACAGTTCCAGGGCAACTAGTTTGGGAGATTGTCAAGAAAAACAACTCTTTTTTGGTTAAGGAGTTTGGTAATGGTACCGCTGGTGTTGTCTTTAGCAAAGAGCCTAATAGTCTTTACAATCTTCACTCTTACAAGCATTCTG GCCTAGCAAACAAGAAGACTGTGACTATCCAGCCTGGGGGCAAAGATCAATCAGTGTTGCTTGCTACTTCAAAGACCAAGAAACAGAACAAGCCTTCAAGTTTGCTGAATAAATCTGTAATGAAGAAGGAGTTCCGACACATGGCCAAGGCTGTATCAAACCAG GTAGCAGATAACTATTACAGGCCAGATTTGAAAAGGGCATCGCTTGCAAGGTTGAGTGCTGTGAACAAGAGTCTCAGGGTTGCAAAATCTGGTGTCAAGAAGAGGAACAGGCAGGCCTAG